A region of Litoribacterium kuwaitense DNA encodes the following proteins:
- a CDS encoding ABC transporter ATP-binding protein has product MNHTTPQLKEVWSLLWDRLGPNRFIFILGFLSSLSQSIAMMLEPLFVNLIFNRLETASYQVLYVLLAVSMGIFILLIGLTFVGEYLKQLSMARLQRTMIVESADHAQRLPFERAKSVHSSDLVQRVTSDTSRMTDILNMLINDIGYQMAMFMLAVVYLFWLNWKIAIGLVLLAPLTFIFSHVMRKQLQRIGYEVAEQEAIVRQRQQDALQGMEIIRVYKLADWMRDRFLVERERLNTLYTKKMWWYQGLNILSSTFTHFLIICTVLIVGWMAIEGTMAVGGIVAFFTLVWRVNSPVQAIGQIWGQIQEGLGASARVATLKKAEKEPDPETSSVVLPDHDLRFNAVSFMYRAQGLARSQEIDNHVQVQQMTFRLSPGDFLGLVGPSGSGKSTVAKLAAGLFIPTDGEVLIGEQRIIEDLESFRQFIAYVPQDPYFMYGTIRENLMIASSDLQHGEAAIIEAAQKAHAHEFIIALPNGYDTVIGENGQSLSGGQRQRLALARAFLAERPIWILDEATSALDTDTEQKVMKEIWQFVKEKGHRLLMVAHRLSTLQHADRIIVLNEGKITQEVSDIGLLSEQHTENEQVVHQR; this is encoded by the coding sequence ATGAATCACACGACGCCTCAATTAAAAGAAGTATGGTCCTTATTATGGGATCGATTAGGTCCGAATCGGTTCATTTTTATATTAGGTTTTTTATCATCACTGAGTCAATCAATCGCTATGATGCTTGAGCCTTTGTTTGTCAATCTCATTTTTAATCGGTTAGAAACAGCATCGTATCAGGTGCTTTATGTGTTGTTGGCGGTAAGCATGGGAATTTTTATTTTGTTGATAGGGCTCACATTCGTAGGAGAATATTTAAAGCAATTAAGTATGGCTCGGTTACAAAGAACGATGATCGTTGAATCTGCTGATCATGCACAACGATTGCCTTTTGAGCGTGCGAAATCTGTCCATTCCTCTGATCTTGTTCAACGGGTGACGAGTGATACGTCAAGAATGACTGACATTCTAAACATGCTGATTAATGACATTGGCTACCAAATGGCGATGTTCATGCTTGCTGTTGTTTATTTGTTTTGGCTGAATTGGAAAATCGCGATTGGGTTGGTGCTCCTCGCCCCCTTAACGTTCATCTTTAGTCATGTCATGCGAAAGCAATTACAGCGGATCGGTTATGAAGTAGCAGAGCAGGAGGCCATTGTTCGTCAGAGGCAACAAGATGCACTGCAAGGAATGGAAATTATTCGTGTATATAAGCTTGCCGACTGGATGCGCGATCGTTTCTTAGTTGAACGAGAGCGGTTGAATACATTGTATACAAAGAAAATGTGGTGGTATCAGGGGTTAAACATTCTCTCATCTACGTTCACTCATTTTTTAATCATTTGTACTGTACTCATTGTCGGATGGATGGCGATTGAAGGAACGATGGCAGTTGGGGGAATCGTTGCCTTCTTCACATTAGTATGGCGAGTCAACAGCCCTGTGCAGGCGATTGGGCAAATATGGGGGCAAATACAAGAAGGTCTGGGAGCTTCAGCACGTGTCGCTACGTTAAAGAAAGCTGAGAAAGAGCCAGATCCAGAAACGAGTTCAGTCGTGTTGCCTGATCATGATTTGAGGTTCAACGCTGTTTCCTTTATGTACCGTGCGCAAGGCTTGGCAAGATCACAAGAGATTGACAATCATGTACAAGTACAGCAGATGACGTTTCGCTTGTCTCCAGGTGATTTTCTTGGGCTGGTCGGGCCAAGTGGATCGGGGAAGTCGACTGTAGCAAAGCTCGCCGCTGGTTTATTCATTCCTACAGACGGCGAAGTGCTCATCGGTGAGCAAAGAATCATAGAAGATTTGGAGTCATTTCGCCAGTTCATCGCTTATGTACCACAGGATCCGTATTTCATGTATGGAACAATACGAGAAAATCTAATGATCGCGAGTTCAGATTTACAACATGGAGAAGCAGCGATAATAGAGGCTGCACAAAAAGCACATGCTCATGAATTTATTATTGCTCTACCAAACGGATATGATACAGTCATTGGCGAAAACGGACAATCTTTATCCGGTGGTCAGAGACAACGGCTGGCCCTCGCACGTGCGTTCCTTGCTGAGCGGCCGATTTGGATACTAGATGAAGCAACCTCCGCACTGGATACGGATACAGAGCAGAAAGTGATGAAGGAAATTTGGCAATTTGTCAAAGAAAAAGGACATCGATTATTGATGGTCGCCCATCGCTTATCGACATTACAACACGCAGACCGCATTATTGTGTTGAACGAAGGAAAGATCACGCAAGAAGTGAGTGACATTGGCTTATTGTCTGAGCAGCATACAGAAAATGAGCAAGTCGTTCATCAGCGTTAA
- the queG gene encoding tRNA epoxyqueuosine(34) reductase QueG, with amino-acid sequence MNKALKEDIIRYSQEIGIDSIGFASADPFLTLKERLKTQQALNYQSGFEEPDIEKRTHPELLLPQAKSIISIALAYPSKMKNPPRSTKKDPRGIFARASWGEDYHTVLRDRLDKLQAYVLEKMPDAYVTSMVDTGELSDRAVAERAGIGFSGKNCAIISPKFGSYIYLGEMITSIPFEPDQPIEDGCGDCNICVDACPTDALIQGGQLNAQRCISFLTQTKGFLQDEFRRVIGNRLYGCDTCQTVCPKNKGVDFHTQEEFEPEPEKVKPLLKPLLDISNRQFKETYGAMSGSWRGKKPIQRNAILALALYKDEGAVPKLMELVKKDPRPVIRGTSAWAIGKITTDPEAVKFLEKQLDVEEDEEVREEIFKGLRFQREEEA; translated from the coding sequence GTGAATAAAGCTTTAAAGGAAGACATCATTCGCTATAGTCAGGAGATCGGCATTGATTCAATTGGCTTTGCTTCGGCCGATCCCTTTCTAACGTTAAAAGAACGTCTGAAAACGCAACAAGCGTTGAATTACCAGTCTGGCTTCGAGGAGCCTGACATAGAAAAGAGGACACATCCGGAGCTGCTCCTTCCGCAGGCAAAATCAATCATTTCCATCGCCTTAGCCTACCCGTCTAAAATGAAAAATCCGCCAAGGAGTACGAAAAAAGATCCACGTGGCATTTTTGCGCGTGCGTCTTGGGGGGAAGATTACCATACGGTGCTAAGGGATCGATTGGACAAGCTTCAAGCTTATGTGCTTGAAAAAATGCCAGATGCCTATGTCACGTCAATGGTAGACACAGGCGAGCTATCTGATCGGGCTGTAGCTGAACGGGCTGGCATCGGCTTTAGTGGAAAAAACTGTGCGATTATCTCACCGAAGTTTGGCTCGTACATTTATTTAGGTGAGATGATTACGTCCATTCCTTTTGAACCAGATCAGCCGATTGAGGACGGTTGTGGTGATTGTAATATTTGTGTTGATGCTTGTCCGACCGATGCACTTATTCAAGGAGGGCAGTTAAATGCTCAACGCTGTATTTCTTTTTTAACCCAAACAAAAGGGTTTTTGCAAGACGAATTCCGTCGTGTGATTGGTAATCGTTTATACGGTTGTGATACGTGTCAGACCGTATGTCCCAAAAATAAAGGTGTCGATTTTCATACACAGGAAGAATTCGAGCCTGAACCTGAAAAAGTGAAGCCGCTTCTAAAGCCATTGCTTGATATTTCAAACCGACAATTTAAAGAGACGTATGGTGCGATGTCAGGCTCATGGCGGGGTAAAAAACCGATTCAGCGTAATGCGATTTTAGCCTTGGCGCTTTATAAAGATGAAGGTGCTGTGCCGAAGCTGATGGAACTCGTTAAAAAAGATCCGCGTCCAGTCATTCGCGGAACATCAGCCTGGGCTATCGGCAAAATTACCACTGATCCGGAAGCTGTCAAGTTTTTAGAAAAACAGCTAGATGTTGAAGAAGATGAAGAGGTACGTGAAGAAATTTTTAAAGGTCTACGCTTTCAAAGAGAGGAAGAAGCGTAG
- a CDS encoding ABC transporter permease: MDVTDHPVQFGDRTTIKKRFVQSWQLYVLLAPAIVYFTIFHYVPMYGAQIAFKNFYATSGIWGSPWVGFDHFIRFFDSYYFWRLLKNTFLINLYQLALFPLPIILAISLNEVKNGTVKKWSQTLTYAPHFISTVVVVGMIVVFLDPETGLVNNLIVFFGGEPIQFMQSPEWFRHIYVWSGEWQSLGWSSIIYLAALAGVNPELHDAAKVDGATRLQRIWNIDIPAIIPTIVVLLILNFGNFMSIGFEKILLMQNSLNSSTSDVIQTFVYESGLVEGQYSYAAAIGLFDSVINVILIVTMNQIARKTSENSLW; encoded by the coding sequence ATGGACGTGACAGATCACCCTGTCCAATTTGGAGATCGTACAACCATCAAGAAACGTTTTGTACAAAGCTGGCAATTGTACGTATTACTAGCTCCTGCCATCGTTTATTTTACTATTTTTCATTATGTGCCTATGTATGGCGCGCAAATTGCGTTTAAAAACTTTTATGCGACAAGTGGGATTTGGGGAAGTCCATGGGTTGGTTTTGATCATTTTATCCGTTTTTTTGATTCATATTATTTTTGGAGATTATTGAAAAATACGTTTCTGATTAACTTATATCAATTAGCCCTTTTCCCATTGCCAATCATTCTAGCGATCTCTTTAAATGAAGTGAAGAATGGGACCGTTAAAAAATGGTCGCAGACCCTGACCTATGCCCCTCACTTTATTTCAACAGTTGTGGTTGTTGGGATGATTGTTGTATTTCTTGATCCAGAAACAGGCCTAGTCAACAATCTAATTGTATTTTTTGGCGGAGAGCCAATACAGTTTATGCAAAGCCCAGAATGGTTCAGACACATTTATGTCTGGTCTGGTGAATGGCAATCGTTAGGCTGGAGCTCAATTATCTATTTAGCGGCACTTGCTGGTGTTAATCCAGAACTGCATGATGCGGCAAAAGTAGACGGAGCAACTCGTCTGCAGCGAATTTGGAATATCGATATTCCGGCGATTATTCCTACAATCGTTGTTCTATTGATTTTAAACTTCGGAAATTTTATGTCGATTGGATTTGAAAAAATTTTATTGATGCAAAACTCGTTAAATTCTTCGACGTCTGATGTGATTCAAACTTTTGTCTATGAGAGCGGTCTCGTCGAAGGCCAGTATAGTTACGCCGCAGCGATAGGTTTGTTTGACTCTGTGATCAATGTCATTCTCATCGTTACGATGAATCAAATCGCCAGAAAGACGAGTGAAAATAGCTTATGGTAG
- a CDS encoding Gfo/Idh/MocA family protein: MRQISAILLGAGNRGNAYSEYALKYPYEFNIVAIADPDEKRRRDFADKYDIPQEQAFSSWEQILAQPQLAEVAIITTQDTLHYAPTIRALERGYHVLVEKPMSPRLDECIQMVEAAQRYRKQLSICHVLRYTPFWTAVKQVVDSGEIGDIVSIQLNENVGNLHMAHSYVRGNWRNSETSSPMILAKSSHDLDIISWLIGKPCRRVSSFGSLMHFSEENAPIGATPYCLDGCPAQANCSYYAPRYYANKSDTFLKKITSDTSRAGVLEALKTGPYGKCVYQTDNNVVDHQVVNFEFQGGATATFSMCGFTHDTSRSVQIMGTKGEIRGYMKDHSFTVYDFLTNRKKNIQMERPTSGHAGGDEGIMRSFLQEIRSFHGGQGLTSA, encoded by the coding sequence GTGAGACAAATCTCAGCAATTCTTTTAGGGGCTGGAAACCGAGGAAATGCGTACAGCGAATACGCGTTGAAGTACCCATACGAATTCAATATTGTAGCCATTGCCGATCCAGACGAAAAGCGTCGCCGAGATTTTGCTGATAAGTATGATATTCCTCAAGAGCAAGCGTTTTCTTCATGGGAACAGATACTTGCTCAGCCTCAATTGGCTGAAGTGGCCATCATCACAACACAGGATACATTGCATTATGCACCAACAATTCGTGCTTTGGAGAGGGGATATCATGTGCTTGTTGAAAAGCCGATGTCTCCTCGGCTCGACGAATGCATCCAAATGGTGGAAGCTGCTCAGCGTTATCGTAAGCAGCTCTCCATTTGCCATGTACTTCGATATACGCCATTTTGGACAGCAGTTAAACAAGTCGTCGACAGTGGTGAAATTGGTGATATTGTTTCTATTCAGCTTAACGAAAATGTAGGCAATCTGCATATGGCTCACAGTTATGTGCGAGGCAATTGGAGAAATTCAGAGACATCGAGCCCGATGATACTAGCAAAATCATCTCATGACTTAGATATCATTTCTTGGCTCATTGGGAAGCCTTGCAGGCGAGTTAGTTCCTTTGGTTCCCTCATGCATTTTAGTGAAGAAAATGCACCTATAGGCGCAACACCATACTGCCTGGATGGCTGTCCCGCTCAGGCAAATTGCTCCTATTATGCACCGAGATATTATGCAAACAAAAGCGACACGTTTTTAAAGAAAATCACAAGCGACACGTCACGTGCAGGTGTTTTAGAAGCTCTAAAAACAGGGCCTTATGGTAAATGTGTCTATCAAACGGACAATAATGTCGTCGATCATCAGGTTGTCAACTTTGAATTTCAAGGAGGGGCAACAGCGACTTTTAGTATGTGCGGCTTTACTCACGATACTTCACGAAGTGTTCAGATTATGGGAACGAAGGGCGAAATTCGAGGGTATATGAAAGACCATTCCTTTACTGTATATGACTTTTTAACGAATAGAAAAAAGAATATTCAGATGGAGCGACCGACGTCAGGTCATGCAGGTGGAGACGAAGGCATCATGAGAAGCTTTTTGCAGGAAATCCGCTCATTTCATGGGGGTCAAGGGCTTACATCAGCTTAA
- a CDS encoding holin, whose protein sequence is MNDILMFATMLVPIVTALVQLMKKTFDIPKNWVPMLAVVLGAIVGAGAFPFAEELALSVRIWAGLLAGLSATGLFELGNSRLGTTKMLKLNKNDRDDDSRK, encoded by the coding sequence ATGAATGATATTTTAATGTTTGCGACAATGCTCGTTCCAATCGTCACAGCCCTTGTTCAATTAATGAAAAAAACATTTGATATTCCTAAAAACTGGGTGCCTATGCTCGCTGTTGTCTTAGGAGCGATCGTTGGTGCCGGTGCATTTCCCTTTGCTGAAGAGTTAGCTCTATCTGTTCGGATATGGGCTGGTCTACTGGCTGGTTTGTCTGCTACGGGTCTATTTGAGCTTGGAAATTCACGCTTAGGGACGACGAAAATGCTAAAATTGAATAAAAACGATCGTGACGATGATTCGAGGAAATAG
- a CDS encoding ABC transporter ATP-binding protein produces the protein MVIAILIPLIGSFMAKPIHHWQTKANESQAAQDVKLQDQMQAADIVRMFNLLQVFKQSWGERVKTTQKRNIRVHMWQMLTGLLTFFGYWLGQMYIFGVGAWMVYQGNLEVGVIAAFYVSYEQLIYPVVRLLNVWPTIQDTLSHFGRVCEMADPTAKKRQSAGYGDLPSHDDIKLERVSFAYQPDQSAVLHDCSFTIKQGCTTALVGTSGGGKSTILKLILGLYAPDDGHIRIGDQLLQQANLGTWQSRLAYVPQDTHLFDGTVLDNIRVGKLSATTDEVIQAAQMAQADEFIQALPEKYQTSLGERGQRLSGGQRQRIAIARAYLRHPDILLLDEPTSALDRHNERLIHESIGQLMERRTVLVIAHRLSTIRHADYIGVVESGQVIEFGSHDELLEKDGRYAALIRAGDWVDHHDREEVS, from the coding sequence ATGGTTATTGCCATTCTCATCCCACTCATTGGTTCATTTATGGCTAAGCCTATTCATCATTGGCAGACGAAGGCGAATGAGTCACAAGCTGCTCAAGATGTAAAGTTGCAGGACCAGATGCAAGCTGCTGATATTGTGCGAATGTTTAATCTTCTTCAGGTTTTTAAGCAATCATGGGGAGAAAGGGTAAAAACAACCCAGAAACGAAACATTCGCGTACATATGTGGCAAATGTTAACGGGACTGTTAACGTTTTTCGGCTATTGGTTAGGACAAATGTATATTTTCGGTGTGGGGGCGTGGATGGTGTATCAAGGAAATTTAGAAGTTGGTGTCATTGCAGCTTTTTATGTTTCCTATGAGCAATTAATCTACCCCGTGGTTCGTTTGTTGAATGTTTGGCCTACGATCCAAGATACGTTGTCTCACTTTGGACGGGTTTGTGAAATGGCTGATCCAACCGCGAAGAAACGACAATCTGCTGGATATGGTGACCTGCCGTCTCATGACGATATTAAGCTTGAACGCGTATCATTCGCCTATCAACCTGATCAATCCGCCGTTTTGCACGACTGTTCATTCACCATTAAACAAGGCTGTACGACGGCTTTGGTCGGGACAAGCGGGGGAGGCAAGAGTACCATTCTTAAATTAATTCTTGGTCTCTATGCGCCTGATGATGGTCACATTCGGATTGGCGATCAATTGCTTCAGCAAGCGAATCTTGGTACATGGCAATCACGGCTCGCGTATGTTCCGCAAGATACACATCTCTTTGATGGAACGGTGCTCGACAATATTCGCGTAGGTAAGCTGAGTGCAACGACTGATGAGGTGATTCAGGCAGCTCAAATGGCTCAGGCGGATGAATTTATTCAAGCGTTGCCTGAAAAATATCAAACGTCACTCGGTGAACGTGGACAACGTTTATCGGGAGGGCAGCGACAGCGAATCGCGATTGCACGTGCGTATTTACGTCATCCGGATATTTTATTGCTCGATGAGCCGACCTCAGCGTTAGATAGACATAATGAGCGTTTGATCCATGAGTCGATCGGTCAGCTTATGGAGCGGCGGACCGTACTTGTGATTGCGCATCGACTTTCAACAATTCGGCATGCTGATTACATTGGTGTCGTTGAATCAGGTCAAGTCATTGAATTTGGCTCACATGATGAATTGCTGGAGAAGGATGGAAGGTATGCTGCTTTAATACGTGCAGGAGACTGGGTAGATCATCATGATAGGGAGGAAGTGTCATGA
- a CDS encoding ABC-ATPase domain-containing protein, giving the protein MEHLREHFKRIDRKGYKAYKDVRGRYQAKDYELMIDFVQGDPFASPSRVRLHVPLQRTVISSEDLTSSDRKRHLADGLVRRLMVAIKKYSRQSWIIDVPGQEVLERTAASFRDEDIEICLSVVLPARGRTILGKQATVYFFEQLPKIIDEALFQLDRREVERVLTLCDKQQALRQWLKREDLLAFIANDAILPRKSGVSQKPLSLSEAVLFQSPQSFSRTFELPDGEQITGMAIPNGITLFVGGGYHGKSTVLEAIERGVYDHIEGDGREFVLTDCDAVKVRAADGRAVTSVDISPFITALPFQKDTRQFSTANASGSTSQAASIIEALESGASALLIDEDTSATNFMIRDERMQTLVAKEKEPITPFVDKVTQLYEEKGISSLIVMGGSGDYFDCAHHVILLDHYQPYDVTAEAKKVSATMPSRRRNEGGSSFGTMTQRTPTPPSIQTAKGKKQVAKARSKTHIQLGVHDVDLSDVEQLVDTSQTRAIASIFQHLENERHLGHISMAALAQWIESCLDQEGLRAFTPFSSAHPGDLARPRRLEICAAFNRLRTLHIESKSV; this is encoded by the coding sequence GTGGAACATTTAAGAGAACATTTTAAGCGCATTGATCGAAAAGGATATAAAGCGTATAAGGATGTTCGAGGGCGTTATCAAGCGAAAGACTATGAGCTGATGATTGATTTTGTGCAAGGTGATCCTTTTGCATCTCCATCGAGAGTCCGTTTGCATGTCCCTTTACAGCGTACGGTCATTTCATCAGAAGATTTGACATCATCCGACCGAAAGCGACATTTAGCAGATGGTTTAGTCCGACGGCTAATGGTTGCTATCAAAAAGTATAGTCGGCAGTCGTGGATCATTGATGTGCCGGGTCAAGAGGTGTTAGAACGGACAGCCGCGTCCTTTCGAGATGAAGACATTGAAATTTGTTTATCAGTCGTCTTACCTGCAAGAGGCAGAACGATTTTAGGGAAGCAGGCGACGGTATATTTCTTTGAGCAGTTGCCAAAGATCATAGATGAAGCTCTTTTTCAGTTAGATCGTCGTGAGGTTGAACGTGTCTTAACCTTATGTGATAAACAGCAAGCACTGAGGCAATGGCTGAAGCGAGAAGATTTACTGGCGTTTATTGCAAATGATGCGATTCTTCCTCGTAAAAGTGGTGTGAGCCAAAAACCATTATCGTTAAGCGAAGCCGTTCTCTTTCAGTCACCACAGTCCTTCAGCCGTACTTTTGAGTTACCTGATGGAGAGCAAATAACGGGAATGGCAATTCCAAACGGCATAACATTGTTTGTCGGTGGTGGTTATCATGGAAAAAGTACTGTACTTGAAGCCATTGAACGAGGCGTGTACGATCATATTGAAGGGGATGGACGGGAGTTTGTTTTGACAGATTGTGATGCTGTCAAAGTGAGGGCAGCTGATGGTCGAGCTGTGACGTCTGTCGACATTTCCCCGTTTATTACCGCTTTACCTTTTCAAAAGGATACAAGACAATTCTCTACCGCAAATGCAAGTGGATCAACGTCGCAAGCAGCGAGCATCATTGAAGCACTCGAAAGCGGGGCATCTGCCTTGCTCATCGATGAAGATACGTCAGCGACGAATTTTATGATTCGAGATGAGCGTATGCAGACGCTCGTCGCCAAGGAGAAAGAGCCGATCACCCCTTTTGTCGATAAGGTCACTCAACTGTATGAAGAAAAAGGGATTTCATCTCTCATTGTCATGGGTGGATCAGGAGATTATTTCGATTGTGCACACCACGTCATTTTATTGGATCATTACCAGCCATACGACGTGACTGCTGAAGCGAAAAAGGTCAGTGCTACCATGCCGAGCAGGCGTAGAAACGAAGGTGGTTCATCCTTTGGAACGATGACCCAGCGTACACCTACACCACCATCTATCCAAACAGCAAAAGGAAAGAAGCAAGTCGCAAAAGCACGGTCAAAAACGCACATTCAGCTTGGCGTGCACGATGTCGATTTATCTGATGTGGAGCAGCTCGTTGACACAAGCCAAACGAGAGCCATCGCAAGCATTTTTCAACACCTTGAAAACGAGAGGCATTTAGGTCATATTTCAATGGCTGCACTGGCACAATGGATTGAATCATGCCTTGATCAAGAAGGGCTCCGTGCGTTTACCCCTTTTTCGTCTGCGCACCCAGGCGACCTTGCGCGGCCACGCCGGTTAGAAATATGTGCTGCATTTAACCGCCTTAGAACGCTACACATTGAAAGCAAATCCGTTTAA
- a CDS encoding extracellular solute-binding protein: MKFGTFLTICILSFSMALAGCSNNNQAATEQEASENFNDTGMPIVNEPIKIKFMTGKAPTTAEDYNQVAVWEKYEEMTNIQIDWGLVQKAGLKEKRNLALASGDYPEVFYSAGVPVTDLAKYSKQGVFLQLDDLIDQHMPNLKKRFEEYPSVKQGLTLPDGHIYSLPTIYSFDALQMSGVGWVRQDWLEQLNMDLPETTDEYYEYLKAVSTTDLNGNGKADEIPYGGKGISGIVELIEGSFGLGNRGYHHNYVDTDPNTGELRFFR, translated from the coding sequence ATGAAGTTTGGCACATTTTTGACCATATGTATTCTATCTTTTTCGATGGCGTTAGCAGGCTGTAGTAATAATAATCAAGCTGCAACAGAACAAGAAGCATCCGAAAACTTTAATGACACAGGCATGCCTATTGTAAATGAACCCATTAAGATCAAGTTTATGACTGGAAAGGCTCCTACGACCGCGGAAGATTACAATCAAGTCGCGGTATGGGAAAAGTACGAAGAGATGACAAATATTCAAATTGATTGGGGATTGGTACAAAAAGCAGGACTAAAAGAAAAAAGGAATCTCGCTTTAGCGAGTGGAGATTATCCAGAAGTATTTTATTCCGCAGGAGTTCCTGTCACTGATTTAGCTAAATATTCTAAGCAAGGGGTCTTTCTCCAATTGGATGATTTAATTGACCAACACATGCCTAACTTAAAAAAGCGCTTTGAAGAGTATCCGTCGGTGAAGCAAGGGTTGACATTGCCAGACGGACACATATACTCTCTGCCAACAATCTATTCTTTTGATGCATTACAAATGTCAGGGGTAGGCTGGGTTAGACAGGATTGGTTGGAACAATTAAACATGGACCTCCCTGAAACGACGGATGAATACTACGAATACTTAAAAGCTGTAAGTACAACGGATTTGAATGGCAACGGTAAAGCGGATGAAATTCCGTATGGCGGGAAAGGAATTAGCGGAATAGTTGAATTAATAGAAGGTTCTTTCGGGTTAGGAAATCGGGGTTATCACCATAATTATGTAGATACTGATCCAAATACGGGAGAATTGCGGTTTTTCCGATAG
- the namA gene encoding NADPH dehydrogenase NamA, which yields MTKLFSPYTIKNVTLKNRIVMSPMCMYSCIREDGKITNWHRTHYTSRAVGQAGLIMLEATAVQPEGRISTKDLGIWSDEHVEGLTEIVALIHEHDSKAAIQLAHAGRKSTVPETIYGPSPLPFNDHSKQPAEMTLDDIQNTIISFKQAAARAKEAGFDVIEIHAAHGYLLHSFLTPLANHRTDAYGGTAENRYRILGEVIEAVKSEWSGPLFVRISASDHHSDGLDWQDYVPYVREMNTQGVDVIDCSSGGAVETSIEVYPGYQVPYADGLRREGGVPTGAVGLITTGKQAEEILRNERADLIFLARALLVNPYWPLEAARDLNVKLPAPDQYDRAW from the coding sequence ATGACCAAGTTATTTTCCCCTTATACGATCAAAAATGTCACCTTAAAAAACCGTATCGTCATGTCGCCGATGTGTATGTACTCTTGTATACGTGAAGATGGAAAAATTACCAACTGGCATCGAACGCATTATACGTCGAGAGCTGTCGGACAAGCTGGATTGATCATGTTGGAGGCAACAGCGGTCCAGCCTGAAGGACGTATTTCAACGAAAGATCTAGGAATCTGGTCTGACGAGCATGTAGAAGGACTTACAGAAATCGTTGCCCTCATTCATGAACACGACTCAAAAGCAGCCATCCAACTCGCGCATGCCGGCAGGAAATCTACTGTTCCAGAAACAATTTACGGTCCTAGCCCTCTCCCTTTTAATGATCACAGCAAACAGCCAGCGGAAATGACGCTTGATGATATTCAAAACACCATCATCTCCTTTAAACAAGCTGCGGCACGTGCTAAAGAAGCTGGATTTGACGTCATAGAAATCCACGCCGCTCACGGCTACCTACTTCATTCGTTTTTAACACCGTTAGCCAATCATCGTACAGATGCCTATGGAGGTACAGCCGAGAATCGCTATCGTATTTTAGGTGAGGTCATTGAGGCAGTGAAATCTGAATGGAGCGGTCCACTGTTCGTACGTATTTCAGCTTCGGATCACCATTCTGATGGCTTAGATTGGCAGGATTATGTTCCTTATGTAAGAGAAATGAACACTCAAGGCGTCGATGTGATTGACTGTTCTTCAGGCGGTGCCGTCGAAACAAGCATCGAAGTATATCCCGGCTACCAGGTACCCTATGCAGACGGCTTGCGCCGTGAAGGTGGTGTTCCGACAGGTGCGGTAGGCTTGATTACCACTGGCAAGCAAGCTGAAGAAATTTTACGAAACGAACGTGCCGACCTCATTTTTCTCGCCCGCGCCCTTTTAGTGAATCCGTATTGGCCTCTTGAAGCTGCTCGCGATTTAAATGTCAAACTGCCTGCCCCTGATCAATATGATCGTGCTTGGTGA
- a CDS encoding peptidoglycan recognition protein family protein, translated as MVWCHNPGVLTYHVGSSNKHAIGICLTGDFRSQSPTKAQEESLRSLVQALIKDLPQYTGVRGHNEFPGYSWKNVLVLTIAQF; from the coding sequence GTGGTCTGGTGCCATAACCCAGGGGTGTTGACTTACCATGTAGGGAGCAGTAACAAGCATGCAATTGGCATATGTTTAACGGGGGATTTTCGTAGTCAGTCGCCGACAAAAGCTCAAGAAGAATCACTTCGCTCGCTCGTGCAAGCGTTAATAAAGGACTTGCCACAATATACAGGGGTAAGAGGGCATAATGAATTCCCTGGGTATTCATGGAAAAATGTCCTTGTTTTGACTATCGCGCAGTTTTAG